The DNA window GGACAAAACAAAACCAAACTCTTCTCCCTCATGAGGCTCTTCCTCGGGTGTCTTCTCTCCTGAGGCCATTTCCAGGAGCGCAGGGTCCATCATCCTGTTCTGGGCGGCAGGCACAAGTATCTGAAACAGCTTTACGTCGTCCATCTCAAGGTCGACTCTGTCTTTCAGCTTGAAAACTATCTTTTCGTCATAAGCACCATTAAAAAAACTGGACGGTTTTTCGTCCAAAGCATCAAGGATGCCAATGAGGCTCTCCACGGACAAAGAGGTCAGATTCCTCTCTATTTGCGAGATAAAACCTTTTGTAAGGCTCGCCCTCGAGGCAAGCTCCTCCTGCGTAAGCGATTTCGCCTGTCTCAACATCTTTATTCTCTCGCCAATGCTTGATCCGCCAATATTCATATCACTAACAATATAAGCTCACTGAAAGTTTACAGTATTAAACAAAATAATCGGCTTTATTGTCAAGTAAAATTTTATTTAACTTTTAGTACTACTATGCTAAACTTAGATATTCAAACCGCAATGCTCGGCAAAGACGCGATTTTACATTTTTTTATAGCAAAAGGCATCCGCCATCTCTTCTATCTCCCTGGCATCCACAGCCTTCCCCTGAGCGAAAGTTTCAGAAGGCACAAAATCCAGGTTATCATGGGAAGACATGAGCTGGACCTTGCATATATGACTATCGGATATGCCGAAGCTTCTGGTGGGCCAGGTGTGCTGATCGTCACTCCTGGCCCGGGTCTCGGTAATATTATCTCGGGCTGCATGGAGGCGCACGCCGGCAATGTGCCGCTATTGATCCTGCACGTTGACACAGGAAGAGAGGAAATCGGCAAGGGCATACTTCATGAACTGGCAGCAGTGGAAGCGCTTTTCAGACCAATTACGAAGGCGGTCTTTGCCGCGTCCCGCAAAGAAGAGGTTGTTCCTGTGCTTAGAGAAGGTTTCCGGACGATGATCACAGGGCGCCGGGGGACCGTACTCGTCTCCATCCCTTACAGATTCTTTGAAAAAGATATTTCTGCTGAAAACGAAGAACATGAAGAGCGGGAGGTTTCACCTGAGTTGGACGGGGCCATGGAAGTGCTTGAAGGGTGCCATAAGCCCGTCATAATCGGAGGAAAATCCCTCATGAGAGAAGATCTGGGAATGGCCGTCAAAGCAATTTGCGAGGAGAAGGGGATACCTTTTCTTACGACTACTTCTGGTAAAGGCGCTATATCCGAGCTGAGTCGCTGTGCCTTCGGGAATGTGATGGCAAAGGGCCTTGCCAGAGAGATTGTGTCATCGGCGGACATGGTCATTGCCCTGGGCACGAGACTCCGCGACATGGATGTGAAAAGACGGGGTGTTAAGATACATAAGCTTGTCCATATAGACGTGGATGACGCTTGGATAGGCAGGAACCATGGGGCTCACCTCGGCGCCTCAGGAGACCTCGGGACTGCCCTCGGCGGAATTCGTAAGATCCTCAAGAATTCGAGATTCGACTGGGATATGGACCTTCTGAAAGAAAAGGAACGCCGGGAGAGGGAGACCCTAAAAAAAGGTTCGACAGGATTCAGGGTCATGCAGATCATAAGAGATGCCGTCCCGCCCGAGACGACAACCGTATGGGACTTAAGTCTCGTGGGATACTGGGCCGAATATTATTTTCCCGTTGTCCACCAGAGGACATTCATCATGCCCACCGGCGTCGCCCCCACTTTTTTTAGTTTTCCCGCAGCTCTGGGCGCAAAGCTTAGCCGCACCGATCAGCCGGTTCTCTCGGTAACGGGAGACGGCAGCTTTCTTCCCTGCGCCAGTGACCTCGCCACAGCAAAACAGTACAACATCCCCGTGGTGATCCTCGTATACAACAGTGGCGGCTTCGGAATCCTGGAGGAATATATGGATTCATCATACGGTATTCGTAGTTCCATGGCCCTGGCTAATCCCGACTTCACAAAACTTGCAAAGTCTTTTGGTATCAAGGCGAAAAAGGCCGGTACATTGGACCGCCTGAAGGGTTTGTTTCGAGATGATGTCACGTGGGATGAGCCATTCCTTATAGAGTTGGATTTACCGGCCTTTCCACCACCGTGGAAATTTATCTTTTAATCAGGGTCCGGCTTAAGCGCGAACGACACCTGAACATTGAACGGGCCTTGAGAAGTCTTCTTCCGGCAAGACGAGCTCCGGTCCGTGGGCACGGGCTTCCGAAAAAGAAAGGTCTGCATCGCGGACAGTCAGGTTTAAGCGCGGCATGCCGCTAAACGCCAGCGTGTTCCTGTATGCTTTCTCGTCGACAGCAAAAGCGGCTGAATCCAACATGGGAGGGAGGGGGCAACGAGAGGCTTTCAGGCAGATTGGCTACTGGAAGGCATCTCACAGGTTTTCCCCGACTAATTTCGGACAGCCAAGTCTCTCATATCTGAAACAATCCATGACATGATCATTCACCATACCGACGGCCTGCATGAAGGCATAGCAGATCGTCGTACCCGTGAACTTGAACCCTCTTTGGACCATGTCTTTGCTCATAGCATCGGATTCTGGTGATCTGGAGGGAACCTCCGTCATTCTCTTCCACTCATTCTTAATTGTCTTTCCGCTGACAAATCTCCAAATATATGTATCGAAGCTTCCAAATTCCTTTTGTACCCGCAGGAACACTGCGGAGTTGGTGACGACCGCCTTAATCTTTAACCTGTTCCTCACGATATCGGGGTTAGCGCACAACGCTGAAATGTCGCTCTCCGAGTACATGGAGATCTTCCCTGCGTCGAAATTGTGAAACGCCGTTCTGTAACCGTCCCGTTTTTTGAGAATGGTGGACCAGCTCAGTCCAGCTTGGGCCCCTTCAAGTATGAGAAACTCAAACAGTTTTGTGTCATCATGGATTTCTACGCCCCACTCTTCATCATGGTACGCCCTGAGGAGGTCACTTCCTTCAGCCCATTCGCAACGCTTCACTTGTATGCCCACCTTGTCGTAGTCAGTCTATGGAAGGAATCCTTCCCTTACTCCAGGTCCCCTCCCCTCTTCCCTTATCTTGTCTTTTAATGCAGGTCATGTCAAGACGCTTTTCCAGGAATTTGCACACAGGTACGTAGAGCCGATTTATACAGTCCCGAAGGACTGTGGCAACGAATTTTTTAGGAGAGGACAACCACTGAAGAATTGTCTTTCGAACAGCAGCTGTCCTGTTTAGGAAGCGATGGCCCCTCCTGATCCCCCCCTGAAGGGGCCATCGCCTAAGAGATATGCAAATGAGGAAAAGCATGTAGAATTTTTATTCGGCATACTATATGTGTGGTAACCGGCGATAGTTATCCGGGACCCATGTCCGATGGGCCGATATCCATCTTTCATACTGCCACCCACCACAACCTTCTGTTCCATCATTACCCCTGAGACTGCTCCCTGGAACTGACTGGCACGGTCTTTGCCGAACTGATTTCCCTGTTTTCGATGCTCTTCAGCGCTTCATTCTAATCTATTGCGTTCCCGGCTATAACACCGGCGAAGGCGCCTCCGGCGGTTCATATTGAAGTGCCTGTCATGTTTCCAAAATGATCTGGCCCGCAATAACGCCTACACTCTCGCCCAGATAGCGCCCTTTTTTAGGTGTTGTAACCTGGGGAGACGCACAAAAAAACAAGTAGTGCCATCACGAAAATAACTATGTATTATATTAACAAGTTCTTTTTCGTCCTTAACCCGTCCACCTCCCGATTCATCATATGCACTGTTATTTTAAGATGCAATATTGATGCCGATAAGCGGGATTGACTTGTAACTTTTGAATAATACGGGTATTCTTCTGTCAATATTTCCACAACCGATCCCATATGATCGTCAAGGAATTGACAATTAGCAACAGCTCCTGTCATGAAACCCACATATGTAATATTAATCTTCACCGGGAAAAACAATTTGGTCCGGTTTTTTTACCGGTTTTCTTGGTGTGCAGCGATAAATGTCGGCGAGAAAAGATTCTTTCGACATATTTGTCGGAAATATGTTCCCCCCCCCATTCCCATCGCGAGAAAGAGGGACATAAAAAAATAAAGTCGAATGCCTCGTCAGTTCCCTCTGAGGGCACACAAATTCGGAGTGCCTGCTTCCCAACGCCTGAAATATTGATTTTGCGACGCTTTATGAATCCGAGAACGCCTGGGTAGCGGCCAAGAGACACTCTACAATGAACCTCCCCGCCGCTTGCGGCGTGGTATCCCGGGGTTTACGACTGACTTTGAAGCGCGTGCCTTAAGGGGCGGGGAATTAGACCCGTAGAGATTAAATTTTCGCTACTGCAGGAGCACAGAAGAATCAGATGACTTTTCAAGCATATCGGCTTCATCCGCTTTTTCTATGAGCCAATGTCCTATCACTCTGGCAATCTCCGGCCTTACCAGGATTCCCGCCATAAGGATGCGTTCCACGGAAGGGCCTTTGGGTTCCTGGATCGTTTCCACTCTGTGGCCTGTGGCCTCGTTCACATCGATCGTGGTTACCGTAGGCGCCTCTGGCTTTTCCAGAACAAGGTCAAAACATACCATTCCGTAAGGAGTTACTCCACCCCATACACCAGAAGCCGGTATTATCCGATACTCACTGTCCTTTCTCGCTTTCACCTTAATCTGTGCCATTTTCCCTCCTCTTTGTTTTCCCGTTCTGCAACCGTCTTAAAAAGGCGGCTACTATCAAGGCGTATGCCGTTCGTCATTGCTGCATACTGCCCATGCAGCGAACAGGACAGACCTTCTCTTTTCATTTATACGACAGTATGCTATCATAAAAAGTCGTACAATATGGACAATATAGTATATAAGAGAGCCATAATGACATATATTATTTTATTTCTGGCCTTGGTTCTTCCTTTCTGCCTTTCGGCGAACGATTCTATAACGGCCAAATCATACATCCTGGTGGAAAAAGATACGTTTCAGGTGATAGCGGGCAGAGATTATGAGAGGAAGCTGCCTCCTGCAAGCACTACCAAAGTGATGACCACCATCCTTGCAATCGAAAAGCTTGACGGCAAAGAGATGATCACCCCCGACCCTAACGTCCTGAAGTTTCCCAGGTCAAAACTCTACCTCGTACCCGGCAATCAGTATACCTCCAGCGATCTTATGAAAGGTGCGATGATTGAGTCCGCTAATGATGCAGCCTACACGCTTGGTGCCTATATAGGAGGATCCGAGGAGGATTTTGCCCGCATAATGACCGAGAAAGCCCTTGCTATAGGCGCTGAGAATACTAATTTCAAAAACGCCTCCGGCCTTTACGTGGAAGGTCAGTATACCACATGCTATGATCTTGCCCTCATATTCAAATATGCCCTTTCCAGCGAGAGGTTCAGGGAGATTATATCCACCAGGTATTTCCTGTTTCATGACCGGCAAAGATCGACACGATATAAAAATCATAACAGATTCCTCTTCTGTTTTGAACCGGCCATAGGAGGAAAGACAGGCTTTACTCAAGCATCAAAGCATTGCTATGTGGGCGCCTTTGAAAAAGACGGCAAGGAATATATACTCTCCCTCCTAGGCAGTCGAGATCTGTGGGGGGATTCGGTCCTCCTATTGAAAAACCTCTATGAGCAACTCCCCTCGGATAGAGAGATGAGGCTGGCAAAAGCGCATTCTCTTGTCCTCACATCGTATCATGAGCAGACGAAAAAGAAACCGGCGGCGGAGAAGAAGCATATTTCAAAAAAGAAAACCGGAGCCAGCAAGAAGCACATCGTTAAGAGAGTAAAGAAAAACAGCAAGCCGTAATGAAGGGCAATAACTACACGACCATTGTGCTCATCCTTCTTCTGCTCCTCGTTTTTCCGTTCAGGGTCTACGGAATAACCGTGGAAGAAGAAAAAAAGTACGGACGGGAGATGTACTTCCAAATCGCCCGTGCAGTGCCGATCAATAATGATCTGTACATATCTTTTTACCTCCACTCAATGCAGGAAAGGCTTGAAGCGGCAACCAGCCTTGAGCTCCCCATAGTCTTCACCGTCATAGATTCTCCCACAGTCGACGCATTCGCGTCCATCGGGGGCTATGTATTCATAACCACCGGGCTCATCAGTCTGTGCGATAAAGAAGAGGAACTCGCAGGGGTTATGGCCCACGAGTTTGCCCATATTTCGAAAAGACACGTGGCCAAGGCTATTGAAAAGCAGAAATTCATGACCTGGACAACACTGGCGACCATGCTTGCTGCAGCTCTGATCCCAAGCCCGGCGGGTAAATCAGCGGTCCTAAGCGCCGGCCTAGGCGGCGCCCAGCAGATGGCGATCACCTATACTAGGGAAAATGAAGAAGAAGCGGATGAGGTTGGCTCTGCAAACGCAGACAAGGCCGGCTACGGCGGCCTTGGCACGGCCGAGTTTCTGAAGAAATTGAGGATAACCTCGGATAACAAAATGGTACCGCGATACCTTCTTACCCATCCGCACCACGGGGAAAGGATCGTGAAGATTGGGAACCGATGGAGGAACAGTACCGTCAAGTTGGATACCTCCTTTTTCCCTTATGTGACGGCAAGGGCGCAGATCCTTTACAGGACCCCAGGGTTGGGTATTGAGGAGATATGGATGAACAAATACCTCAGAGACAATACGGATCCTGTGAATTGCTATGCCGCCGCCCTCATTTATTCCATGAGGGGGGATACAGATGAATCGGTACGAGTCGCTTCAGGCATCAAGTCGCCTTACAGAGACATATTTTTGGGGGAAATGCTTGTTAATGCGCGGCGATACAAAGAGGCGACGGACTTGCTCAGATACGAATCGAACCCTATCGGTTGCTATTTTCTTGCAAAGGCATATGAAGGGGGCGGTGACCGGCCAATGGCTGTGAAGGCGTACAAAGAGATACTCAGCTACGCAAACATCTACCCGGAATTATATAGCAGGCTCGGCATGCTTTGCGGCATGATGGGCAATGAAGGGGACGGATACCGATTTCTCGGCAGTTATCATCTGGTGCTTGGAAATGTTGATCAGGCACGAACCAATTTCGAAAAAGCGGTGAACAGGTACGGAATAAACTCGAAAGGTGGTCAAGAAGTGGTGAATCTTCTCGACAGACTGCCAAGTAAAAACAAGAAATAATCCATGCTGATGACAGGAGGAGCCGAGGGTCACTTGGGACCCTTATGAATATATTCACTCATCGTCTGCTCAACTTGGCTATGCCCGGGAAGTAATCGACCGCCTCAATCTCTCGGGAAGATAAGAATATCCTTGTTGATGTCGGTTGTTGGGACGGAAGAGCGACCGCTTAATTCCTGCGCCGTGTCACGCTCTGGTCAGTCACCGGCATGAGACCGCTCGCTTGAGAGCATTAAGCAAACTATGCTATGAAAACATACCAGACGGAGGGTAGGAGGGTATCCATGACTCTCGTTCTGTGAGCCGGATGTATGCAAAATTGAGCCGGCAATAAGGTTTCATATCATATTTTTCAAACGCCGCTCCCTGTATTATGTTCCTTATCCTAAGTGAACTGAAGTCATATGACGCCAGGTTATTAAGGCTCAGCATCCTCTGGACTAGAGCGGGCGCTGCGAGAAAGGCAGTCGCCTTTTTCCGCTTAATAGACGACCTTACAGATGTCATGTGCCGCGGTAGAATTGATGAGCGCATGCCTGACAACACCCTATTTTTGGTGCACACGTCCGATAATGTTTTTTTATAAGTAAGTAAAAACTGGGTTGGGACAGAGCTTCATTTTGTATTTTTATTCTTCCACCACGGTCTTTGCAATGTTCACCCCACGGTCATAACATTGCTTGCCAAGGAGGGATAAATAATATTTTTAGAAAGGTCCCGCGGAAAGTAAGCGTCAGTCTCGCGGGCTTTTGGCCTATCCATGCCATATAAAGTATAGAATCGGCAGTCCCGATTCTATACTTTACTGGATAAAGCTTACCTCAATTGAGAATTTCGATTATTAACTTGTCGCCATCCCGCTCGACATTAAATATGAAATACTCGTTGGTTCTGGTATTTATGATTGTATAAGTGCCTGTTTCCAATGCATCTTTCTTAATTTGTATGCCATCATCACGGAGAACTGTTTGCGAATAAACATCTAACTGATCCTCCACACCTCGTTCATTGATGTACCAAAAATAATATTTTTGCCATTGTTGGAGGCGTCTACATCAATACCAAGCGCATCCCAGCAGTTGATAAGAAGTCCATCCGAGGTAAACGTAAACCCATCGGGCAGTTCTGATTCCGATGACGCAACAACAGAAACGTTACCTCCACAAGCGTTAAACTCATAATTCCATTTGCCGCTGTTGCCTCGCATATTCTTGATATTTACACAGAAATCATAAGTGCCCTCTTCGGCGTATGTTACTGTAAATGTAAACTCAACCGTGTCCTCTTTTGCAATCAGGGTAGGTTTACTTGCTGAGATACCGCTTGTGTTATGGCCAAACGGCGTCACGACTATCTGTGGAAGGTCTGCACTTTTGCTTATGTTTGTAATTGCGACTTTGTAGGTTACATCAGTCTAACCGCCAGATAGGACTATTTTTGTTTTGTCGTCAGGTGTAGTATTTACATAAACGGTGGAATCGTATGCCGGAGTAGCCATTGTGGGGATTGCAAAGGCAAACGCCATTGTAAATACAAACGCCAAAAATGATAGTTTTTTCATTGTTTCGTTTCCTCCAAAATAAAATTTTTTGCCTCCTTGCTAACGCGCAACGTGATTGAGCGGCCACTTTTATTTTGGAGTTGTGGTTCTCTGTTTTCAGCTTTACTTTTCGGGGAGCCCAACAATCCCATTTTGGATAAGTTTTACACTCCACCATTTTCATCCTAATAGGGATTATGATTGAAAAGTATCAAATTTGACAACACCTTAATTGGTTACAATTATATACACTTTTTTGTTTTGTCAATGGCTGAACTGTAAATTATTCCTACTTTTCCGGGAAAAGTTTCCGAAGCCATCCATCAAGATATGACGCTTCATACAGGCAGCTTAGTGGAACATAGACTGACGGAAGCCAAAAAGACCAGCGAGCCTACAGTTGGAAATGCCAGAAAATTTACAAATTTAGGCTTGACCGTGCTGGAACTTTATGTACAATATAAAAATACAGTATTACCAGTTAAATATCCGAGTATTCTATGTCAATGGTTTGCCATAAAAGACGGACAGGAAAACACATATGATGGAACAAGACGGCGCGAGTGCCTTTGGTTGTATGCCTTTGTGCGCTTCCCCGCAGGGTTTCATGGTATTCTGTTCTTTAAAGATGACACGACTATACATATATACATACACAGGGCAAACTGTTTCCTCAGAGAGCGGCAACCGAAAAGGAAACACACAATATCAGGGATTGATTTCCCGGAATAAGGAGCGTTTCATGATAAAAACCAGAAAAAACAGGCCCTTGGCAATGCTCATTTCAGTGGCGGTTATGCTCACCATGATACCAATGACGGCGACTTCCGCATCTGCGGCACAGTTTCCAATAGTGGCCGGAGTCCATCATTCCCTCGCGCTAACAGGAGATGGTACGGTATGGGCATGGGGAGATAATACTTACGGTCAGTTAGGCGACAAGACCACTACCAGTAAAAATATCCCCGTGCAGGTGAAAGTCGAAAGCATAATTGCTCTTGCCGCCGGAGCCCATCATTCCCTGGCACTAACAAAAGATGGTACGGTGTGGGCATGGGGAGATAATGCTTACGGTCAGTTAGGCGATGGGACCACTGCTCAAAAAAATACCCCAGTGCCGGTGTATCAACCACCACAAAAATTATCCCTCATTAAACCACCACCATTTACAGCCCTTGCCGCTGGAGCTGATCATTCCTTGGCGCTAAAAGAAGATGGTACGGTGTGGGCATGGGGACGGAATAATAACGGTCAGTTAGGCGATGGGACCACTGCTCAAAAAAATACCCCAGTGCAGGCGCAGGTCAAAGGTGTAATTGCTCTTGCCGCTGGAGCTGATCATTCCTTGGCGCTCCTTCCTCCACAAATGAAATGCGGCAGCGGCCCGTTATTGGCATGGGGAGATAATGCTTACGGTCAGTTGGGCGATGGGACCACTGCCAGTACAAATACCCCAGTGCCGGTGAAAGGCGGCAATTCGTACTTCAGATGTCCCTAAAGTGCTTTTCGCTTGCGCTGTTCCCGTGCAAGTATTGGATGAAGGCGGCCAAGGCTTAATGTAAAGCAGGGGGGTTTCGACTACAATATAGTTTGGTGGGCCATTATAGGCCATTAGAACCCAGCAGAGGGGCATGTTTGACATCGCAACGGTGTGTTAGCCGGTGAAATAAGGAATGGCCGGGCCATAGGTTACAAAACCTTCTGACCCGGCCGGAATGGGTCATATCTTTGACGGTCTGGTATCCTGGAAGAAAATAAGCGTACGTAACTTTGATATACCGATCGCTCAATAAGACATAAAGCCCGTCGAGGCCATTTCAGTCCTGACGGGCTTTTCTTGCACTTTTTTATAAAAATAGCAGTACACCATCATAATAGACGATATTCTTCCGGCCACGGCCTTAAATTACAATTGGCTGAATACTGTCGCGCGCGGGTTACCCAAGACCCTCCTCAACAGAAAGAAGGCTTGCCGTCTCATCGTTTTACAGAAAAACCTCTGGATTCAGCGACAATCGAGAAATAATCAAGAAACAGAAAGCATGATCAAAACTCGCCCCAAAGCCTGACAACTAGCGGTTGTTAATCTACATAGACACTGCCACCCCCCCACCGATCCCCGCTGGAAGTCCGTGCGAGTCCTAAACCATTGAAGTCGAGCCTTTTTGCGTGTATAATTAGTGTAGGTAGGGATATTTTCGTTGGATTTCGTTTCTTGACAAAAATTTGAGATGCTATTACCTTAATAAGGTTGAAAAGGGCCTATGGCAGTATTAACGGAAAGAGAAAGAATGGTTCTGGAGCTCATAGTGGACAGCTATATCATATCCGCAGAAGCTGTCGGCTCAAGAACAATCGCAAAGTCCATGCGCAACAAGTTGAGTTCAGCCACCATAAGAAACATCATGGCGGATCTGGAGGAACAGGGTTTTCTTTATAAGCCTCATGTGGTCGCGGGAAGGATTCCAACGTACAAAGCTTTCAGATATTATGTAAACTCCATGCTTGTCTTGAGAAGCCTTCGAAGAAGAGAGATGCAGGTCCTTGAAAGCCTTTTCAAGCCGCGATACGCCCATGTTGAAGGTCTTATGGAAGACGCCTCTAAGGCCCTGGCGTCCATTTCAAAGTTTACGAGCATAGTAGTTGAACCCAGAGTCAATACGATGCTCTTTAAAGAGATTGAATTCGTGAAGCTGTCGAAGCATACGGTTCTGACCGTCTTTGTCACTTCGGCGGGCATTGTCCATAACCGCCTCGTAGAGGCAGAAGAGAACTTCAGCCCCGTATTTCTGAACAGCATGAAGAATTATATGAATGAAAAATTCAGCGGAGTACCGTTTTATACCCTCAAGGAAGAGATTCTAGAAGATGTAGAAAAAGACAAGGAGAGCTATGCCAGGCTCCTCGGAAAGATAAAAGAGACAATTGAAAATATCATGGAAGAGGAAGACCAGAGAGAAATCTACATTGAAGGCGCTTCCAAGATGATGGATATGCCGGAATTTTCCGATTTGGCGCGACTGAAGGAGCTCTTTCACACTCTGGAAAGGAAAGAAAAACTGCTCCGGCTTCTTGACAGTTGTCTTAAAGAAGAAGGCATCCACGTAATTATGGGAACAGAGAGCGAAATTAAAGAAATGAGGGACTTGAGCATTATCACGTCCACGTACCGTATTGGAGAGAAAAGCTATGGGGTGCTTGGGGTTATAGGTCCCATAAGAATGAATTACGGGAAGATTATACCTATAGTAAACTACACGGCAAAAACACTGACAGATATTCTGTCCATAATGTAGGTACAGAAGAGGAGTAGACAGATGAATCGCAGACGGGGAGAAGGCTTGGAAACGGAAGATAACGGAAAGACTATAGAAATACAGGAAAAAAGTGAGGCTTGTGAGGAGCACAAGAAGAAAGAAGATCCTGTCGAAGAACTTCAAAAGGAGATTGAAACAAAGAATGGTCTGATCAAAGACCTGCAAGACAAAATGCTTTATCTCCACGCAGAGTTTGAAAATTTCAAAAGATTGAAGACAAAGGAGGTCCAGGAGATCCTTAAGTACGGCAACGAGACGCTTCTTCAGGAATTGATCCCGGTACTTGACAATATGGAGATGGCGCTCAACCATGCATCCCATACGGACGACGTGAAGGCCATTGAGGAAGGAGTGAAGATCACCTTTAACCAGTTCCTCAAGGTCCTTGAGAAAGCCGGAGTTGAAAGGATCGAAGCAGTGGGGAAAAAATTCGACCCCAATCTTCATGAGGCCTTATACCAGGAGGAACGAGCTGACATGGAACCCGATACCGTCATCTCGGAGACACAGAAGGGTTATACGCTGAACGGCAGAATAGTGAGACCTTCCAGGGTATCGGTCTCAAAGAAGCCGGAAGTTCAATAGGGCTTGCTTTTTCTCGGATTAGATTATGAAAAAAGATTATTATTCAATTCTGGACGTTTCGAGAGATACATCGGACGATGAGATAAAAAAGGCGTATCGGAAGCTTGCTCTCGAATATCACCCCGACCGGAACCCAGGAAACAAGGAAGCGGAAGAGAGGTTCAAG is part of the Syntrophobacterales bacterium genome and encodes:
- a CDS encoding cupin domain-containing protein encodes the protein MNIGGSSIGERIKMLRQAKSLTQEELASRASLTKGFISQIERNLTSLSVESLIGILDALDEKPSSFFNGAYDEKIVFKLKDRVDLEMDDVKLFQILVPAAQNRMMDPALLEMASGEKTPEEEPHEGEEFGFVLSGSIELSLGGKVYKLKKGECFYFRATRKHFIANRRTNKALVLWVSSPPNF
- a CDS encoding thiamine pyrophosphate-binding protein; this encodes MLNLDIQTAMLGKDAILHFFIAKGIRHLFYLPGIHSLPLSESFRRHKIQVIMGRHELDLAYMTIGYAEASGGPGVLIVTPGPGLGNIISGCMEAHAGNVPLLILHVDTGREEIGKGILHELAAVEALFRPITKAVFAASRKEEVVPVLREGFRTMITGRRGTVLVSIPYRFFEKDISAENEEHEEREVSPELDGAMEVLEGCHKPVIIGGKSLMREDLGMAVKAICEEKGIPFLTTTSGKGAISELSRCAFGNVMAKGLAREIVSSADMVIALGTRLRDMDVKRRGVKIHKLVHIDVDDAWIGRNHGAHLGASGDLGTALGGIRKILKNSRFDWDMDLLKEKERRERETLKKGSTGFRVMQIIRDAVPPETTTVWDLSLVGYWAEYYFPVVHQRTFIMPTGVAPTFFSFPAALGAKLSRTDQPVLSVTGDGSFLPCASDLATAKQYNIPVVILVYNSGGFGILEEYMDSSYGIRSSMALANPDFTKLAKSFGIKAKKAGTLDRLKGLFRDDVTWDEPFLIELDLPAFPPPWKFIF
- a CDS encoding DNA-3-methyladenine glycosylase I; this translates as MKRCEWAEGSDLLRAYHDEEWGVEIHDDTKLFEFLILEGAQAGLSWSTILKKRDGYRTAFHNFDAGKISMYSESDISALCANPDIVRNRLKIKAVVTNSAVFLRVQKEFGSFDTYIWRFVSGKTIKNEWKRMTEVPSRSPESDAMSKDMVQRGFKFTGTTICYAFMQAVGMVNDHVMDCFRYERLGCPKLVGENL
- a CDS encoding serine hydrolase, whose product is MTYIILFLALVLPFCLSANDSITAKSYILVEKDTFQVIAGRDYERKLPPASTTKVMTTILAIEKLDGKEMITPDPNVLKFPRSKLYLVPGNQYTSSDLMKGAMIESANDAAYTLGAYIGGSEEDFARIMTEKALAIGAENTNFKNASGLYVEGQYTTCYDLALIFKYALSSERFREIISTRYFLFHDRQRSTRYKNHNRFLFCFEPAIGGKTGFTQASKHCYVGAFEKDGKEYILSLLGSRDLWGDSVLLLKNLYEQLPSDREMRLAKAHSLVLTSYHEQTKKKPAAEKKHISKKKTGASKKHIVKRVKKNSKP
- a CDS encoding M48 family metalloprotease, with the translated sequence MKGNNYTTIVLILLLLLVFPFRVYGITVEEEKKYGREMYFQIARAVPINNDLYISFYLHSMQERLEAATSLELPIVFTVIDSPTVDAFASIGGYVFITTGLISLCDKEEELAGVMAHEFAHISKRHVAKAIEKQKFMTWTTLATMLAAALIPSPAGKSAVLSAGLGGAQQMAITYTRENEEEADEVGSANADKAGYGGLGTAEFLKKLRITSDNKMVPRYLLTHPHHGERIVKIGNRWRNSTVKLDTSFFPYVTARAQILYRTPGLGIEEIWMNKYLRDNTDPVNCYAAALIYSMRGDTDESVRVASGIKSPYRDIFLGEMLVNARRYKEATDLLRYESNPIGCYFLAKAYEGGGDRPMAVKAYKEILSYANIYPELYSRLGMLCGMMGNEGDGYRFLGSYHLVLGNVDQARTNFEKAVNRYGINSKGGQEVVNLLDRLPSKNKK
- the hrcA gene encoding heat-inducible transcriptional repressor HrcA, whose product is MAVLTERERMVLELIVDSYIISAEAVGSRTIAKSMRNKLSSATIRNIMADLEEQGFLYKPHVVAGRIPTYKAFRYYVNSMLVLRSLRRREMQVLESLFKPRYAHVEGLMEDASKALASISKFTSIVVEPRVNTMLFKEIEFVKLSKHTVLTVFVTSAGIVHNRLVEAEENFSPVFLNSMKNYMNEKFSGVPFYTLKEEILEDVEKDKESYARLLGKIKETIENIMEEEDQREIYIEGASKMMDMPEFSDLARLKELFHTLERKEKLLRLLDSCLKEEGIHVIMGTESEIKEMRDLSIITSTYRIGEKSYGVLGVIGPIRMNYGKIIPIVNYTAKTLTDILSIM
- the grpE gene encoding nucleotide exchange factor GrpE: MNRRRGEGLETEDNGKTIEIQEKSEACEEHKKKEDPVEELQKEIETKNGLIKDLQDKMLYLHAEFENFKRLKTKEVQEILKYGNETLLQELIPVLDNMEMALNHASHTDDVKAIEEGVKITFNQFLKVLEKAGVERIEAVGKKFDPNLHEALYQEERADMEPDTVISETQKGYTLNGRIVRPSRVSVSKKPEVQ